The nucleotide sequence TCGGCGCCGCTGAGATCAGCACTGTCGTTTCGGCGTTCGAGGCGCTGCAGTTGTCGTTGCCGTTGTAGGCGGCGGTGATCGTGTGCGTGCCTACGGTGGACAGGTTGGCCGTGTACGCCGCGGCCCCGGCGGCGGTGACGGGGACGGTGGCCAGAATGTCGCCGCCGTCGAAAAACGTCATGCCCAGGCCGCCGCTGGGATCATCCGGGCAGGCCACCATCGCGGTCAGATTCACCGGTTGGCCGATCGTCGCGGCCGATGGTGACGCCTGGGCCGTGGTCGTCGACGCCTCCGCCGCCGCTGCTGGCGAGGAGAAGGCCACTACCGCCGTCAAGGCGGCGAGGGGGACCAGGTTCCAGGCTGCCCGATCGTTCCAACGTGTCACTGTTCGACTCCCTGTTCGGTCACGTGCCGAGGTCGACGCGGTACTGCAGTAGCGACACAGTAAGGCGCTAATCCTGCCATTACATGACAAAAATGGGCGATCGGCGGATCTGATCACGGAGGTTCCCCCGGATGGGCGGGACCTGGGCATCACACGGGTGGCGCCTGCCCGGCATCACGCCGGGCAGGCGCCCACACCCCCCACGCGGCGCCAGGCAGGCCGCCGCACCCCTCGACGCGGTTCGGGGTCGGCGCGCCTAGATCCCGGGTGGTGAAACGCGCGTGTACGTGCGGGAGTTGCTGACGCCGCCGGCCGTGGTGACGTTGACGGAGACAGGCCCCGCCGGTCCCGCGGGCGCTTGGGCGACGATGGTGGTGTCGGACAACACGGTGAACGCGGCGGGTACGGCACCGAAGGAGACGGTGGTCGTGGTGGTCATCGCGGTGCCAGTGAGGGTGATGCCGGCCCCCGCGTCCGTCGGCCCCAGAGCCGGCGAGAGGGCGGTGAGCACCGGGGCCGCCACGTAGGTGTAGACCACGGTGTTGCTGGTCCCGCCCGGCCCGGTGGCGGTGACGGGCACCGCTCCTGTTCCGGCGGGTGCCACGGCGGTGATCTGGGTCGCGGAGTTGACGGTGAACGTGGTGGCGGCGTTGCCGCCGAAGGCCACCGCCGTGGCTCCGGACAGGCCGGTGCCGGTGAGGGTGACCGTTGTACCGCCCGACGCCGGACCCTGGTTGGGGGAGACGGCGATGAGGGAGGGCGCGTTCAGGTAGAAGAAATAGACGGGGCCGGTGGTGCCGCCGACGGTGGTGGCGGTGACGGGCACCGCTCCTGTTCCGGCGGGTGCCACGGCGGTGATCTGGGTCGCGGAGTTGACGGTGAACGTGGTGGCGGCGTTGCCGCCGAAGGCCACCGCCGTGGCTCCGGACAGGCCGGTGCCGGTGAGGGTGACCGTTGTACCGCCCGACGCCGGACCCTGGTTGGGCGCGATGGCGGTGAGGGCCGGCGTGGCCGCGTAGGTGTAGGTGACGGAGTTGCTCGTCCCGCTGGGGGATCGCACGGTGACCGCGACGGCCCCGGTGCCGGACGGTGTCACCGCGGTGATCTTCGCGGAGGTGTCGACCGTGTAGCTGAGGGCGGGGTTGGCGCCGAAGGTGACCGACGTGGCTCCGGTGAAGCCGCTGCCGTTCAAGGTGACCGTGCTGCCGCCTGCGGCGGACCCGGTGTTGGGGACGACGGAACTGAGGACGGGGGCGGCGGCCGCGACGCTGGGTTGTACCGCTCGCGCCGTTGGATCACTGTTTTCCACGGTGTCTCCGTAGGTGTGCCTCCCCGCCCGGGAAGGTCGGGGACTACTGATCGGATCCCGCCCGCCACCACCACCCGTCACGCGGGCTCCGGCGACGTCGGGAGAACGCTCGCGGCCTGGTCTTGACGTGGCGCGGGGTTGGACGGCTCGGGCCCCCGGCCCGGGGATGACTTCCGAACCGGGGGCTTGTGAGGCGGGCACGGCGCCCTGTGTGGTCGGCGCGTCCGCTATGGGTGGGACGACGATCGCCGGCGGTGGCCGGTCCCCTCCGGGGCGGTCAGATGCCGGGCCCCGCGAGATAGGTGTACGCGTCCGCGGCGGTCGCGCTGGCCGCGTCGTTGGTGACGACGACGTCGACGGCGCCGGCCGCCCCGGGAGGCGTGACGGCCGACACCGCGGTGTCGGAGAGCACGGTGAAGGGCGCCGGGTTCCCGTCGAAGGTGACCTGGTTGGTACTGGTGAGGCCGGTACCGGCCACGGTCACGGTCGTGCCGCCCGTCGTCGGCCCCTCCGCGGGGGTGACCGTAGTCACCGTCGGAGCGGCGACGTAGGTGTACGACAGCCCGTTGTTGGTGCCGCCCGCAGTGGTGACGCTGACTCCTACCGACCCTGCGGTGCCCGCCGGTGCGGCGACGGTGATCCTGCCGTCGGACACGACCGTCGGGACCGCGTTGTTGGCGCCGAAGGCGACGCTGCTGGCGGTGGACAGGCCGGTCCCGTTGATGGTCACGGTCTCGCCGCCCGCCGTCGACCCGGAGGTCGGGCTCAGGGACTGCTTGAACGGTGCCCCGACGTAGAAGAACGGGAGGGGGTTGCTCGTCCCTCCCGGCGTGGTCACGGTGACGCCGACCGACCCGTTACCCGAGGGGGAGACGGCGGTGACCTGGGTGGGCGAGACGTTGGTGACGGCGGTGGCGGCCCGGGTGCCGAAGCGCACGGCGGTGGTGCCGCTGAGACCGGTACCGGTGATGGTGACGAGTGTGCCGCCGCCACTTGATCCTTGATTCGGGCTGATTGGCATGAGAGCTTCTTCCTCGCTCGCAATGCGGTACATTACGAGCAGTGATGGGGCGTTCGGATTTCTCGGGTGCCTCGACCGGGTGCGAATCGGATCTCATGTCCACTGGCCAGGTGGTCATTCGGTGGCCCTGCGATGGCGCGCGCTTGGCGGTGTCGGCCGCCTGCGTGATACGCGGGGCTATCGAGGAACACCGTGATTCCGGCGTCGGCCGACGCTCGAATCAGCGACCTGCTCGCATCTGGCCCGAAGGTTACACATCCGTCGAAACGGACACTTCGAGTAGGCCATCCGGGTGGCATGACCACAAGGCCTATGCCAAAACGCCAGCCATTCGGTCGAGCGCTCAAGAGTGAAACACGGCGCCCTGAGGGCGTATTTGTGAATAAAAGATATTGATTTTATAGTATTTTTGAGACCGGAATTGAGCGGTCCGCCTCCTCTCGCGACCGATCGGTGACCTCACCACCACTCACCGCCGCCCCGCAGGGCACTCGCCGCCCCCTCGTGCCGCGCTCCCCCCCCCGTTCGGGTGAAAAAGCGCCCCGGGCATTGCCACCGCCGCTAGCCACTGGGCTACTTCGCCTAACAAACAGCTGTGTTGGTCGACAGGCCGGTCCGCGGTACTCCAGGTTCGTCGACCCATGGATTCGAGGAGTCCCCCATGGCGGTTTCACCGAACCAGGGATCCACCGGCGGCGGCGACGCGGTGACCCTCACGGGCAGCCACTTCACCGGCACCACCGGCGTGCGCTACGCCTCCCGCCAAGCCGTGAGCTTCACGGTCGTCAGCGACACCACCACCGAAACCATCACCCCCTCCGGCCACGGCCCCGTGCCCGTCTCGGTGACAACCCCCGGGGGAACGGGAGTGGTCGGAACCTTCTACTACCTGCCACCGCCCTCTTTCCGCCTCGTCCCGCCTCCCGCCGGACCCCTGGCAGGCGGCAACACGGTGACCCTCACCGGCCTCGGCCTGTCCACCACGAGCCAGGTCAGCTTCGGAACGCAAGCCGCCCGGTTCACCGTCGACTCCGACGGTCAACTCACCGCGATCGTCCCCTCGGCGCTCTCGGCGGGCCCGGTCGCAGTCACCGTACGCACCCGGGGAGGGATCGCCGGCGCGGTCACCTACACCTACCTCGGCCTCCCTGTCATCACCGTCGTCACCCCCGATTCGGGACCAGAGGACGGCGGCAACCTCGTCGTCATCACCGGCACCGCGTTCTCCCACACCACCGCCGTCACCTTCGGCGCGATACCCGCCACCTCCTACCGGGTCGCCTCCGACACCGAGATCGACGCCCTGGTACCCGCCGGAGCGCGCGGCCCGGTCGATGTCTCCGTCACCACCCTCGGCGGTACGACCACGGCCTCGGACGCCTACACCTATCTGGGGCGTTTCGCGGTGCTGGGCGGACAGTCCGTCACCAACACCGGCTTGTCCACCATCACGGGAGACCTCGGAGTCAGCCCGGGGGTTTCCGTCACCGGATTCCCGCCCGGCCAGGTGGACGGAACCATCCACATCTCGGACGCAGCTGCTCTGGAAGCCCACGCCGATCTCGCCGCGGCGTACGACAACGCCGCCGGCCGGATCCCGGACGCCGGCATCTCCGGAGACCTCGGCGGCCTGACGCTGACTCCCGGCGTCTACAACGCGACCTCTTCCATCGCGCTCACCGGCACCCTCACGCTGGATGCTCAGAGCAACCGCAACGCCCAGTGGATCTTCCAGATCGGATCGACTCTGACGACGGCAACAGCAAGCCGCGTACTTCTCGCCCATGGCGCCGCAGCCCGCAACGTCATCTGGCAGATCGGAAGTTCCGCCACCCTCGGCCCCGACACCGCGTTCGCCGGCAGGATCCTGGCCGCGACATCGATCACGGTGAACGCCGGTGTGACCGTCGCCGGCCAGACCCTGGCCCGCGACGGCTCCGTGACCCTGGACACCAACACCATCACCCGCCCCTGGTGAGCCAACCCGCCCGTGGGTACCGCCGTTGCGGCGGCGGGCGGCCCGTGGTCCCTGGGGGCGCACGAGGCCGTGCACGAGGAAGCGGGGACATTCTGACCTGGGATGCGGCGATCGGTGCTGGCTGGTTCGGACGGGGCCGGACGGGAGCGAATGAGACCAGGGAACTGAGACCGTCGCGACCCCGCAGCCGATGCTGGGGGGTCGCCACTGCCGCTTCTGACCGTCAAGGCTTCAGCTTTGTGTGTCTCCGGGTAGGCGACACCGGGACCGGTCAGCAGCTGCCGCCGCCCTTTGGTTCGCTCGTCACGGAGTCGGATCGCGATCACGGTCCCGTCGGCGCGGATGGACACCGCGTTCCACTGTTCCGATGTGCTGCGATCCGGCCACTGCGCCGGTGTGGCCGCGGCCGAGGCGGACGGATGAGCTCATGGCTGCCACCCCAACGACCAGAACCGTGGCCCCGCCCTCCGGAATAGGGCGGGGCCACGGCGTCGGTGGGCCCGTCGGTACACCTATGGGGTCTTCCCGGCGGCTTTGTCGTTCACGGCCGGGTCGACCCACTGCTGCCAGCGCGGGCTGGCCGCGATGGTACGCAACTGGGCTTCGGTGAGCGAGGTGGCGGTGACGAGGACCCTGGTGCCGTCGGGGCGCAGCAGGTCGGCGGTACGGGTGCGGACACCGTCGGTGGTGGTGGTGTACGCGAGCAGCATGGCGCCGCCTTCGAGGCTGCTCAGGTGGCAGTCGGTGAGGGGCGTGGTGCTCCGGACGTCGCAGGTGTAGAGGTGCTGCAGCTGACTCCTGCTGGTGTCGTGGCGCTGTTTGGCGATGTCCGATTCGTGCCTGCGGCGGGCGGCGTCCTTCTTGCCGGCCTCCTTGTCGGGTGCGACGGTGCCGCCGCTGTCCGTCCCCGGCGATGCCTTGTCCGCACCGGGGGCGGTGCCGGGAGCGGCCTCGGCCTCCGCGGGGCTGAAGACGAAGTCGCCCATGAACCGGACGTCGACGACGTTCTTGTCGGGGCGGGTGGTGATGCTTCCCGTGGTCTGGACGGATGCGAAGCGCGGATCGGTGTTCTGCCAGCGGACGGTGGGCTGTGCGCCCGCCCCGCCGGGGAGCAGGTCCCGCAGGATGTCCACGGTCGCGGCTCCGGTCAGGGCCTCCTTGCCCGCGGGCGGGGAGGTCTGCGCCCCGACGGCCGCGAAGTCGGGGATCCTGACGCTGGTCGCGGTGGTGTCGTCGGCGTGGCTGCCCGGCAGCACGGTGACGACGGCGAAGGCGGTGAGTGCGGAGAGCGCGGTGCCCGCCGTGCTCCAGGCCACCGCCCGCCGGCGGCGCCGGGTGCGGCGGCCCCGGGTCACGGCGCCGCTCACCAGGGTCTCGGTCTGCACCGGAAGGTCGCTGAGCGTCGAGCTCATGGTGCGGGACAGCTCGGGTCCGAAAAGGTCTGCGGCTGGGTCATCGTGTTCGTGCAGCGGCATCGGAGCACCGTCCTTCTCGCTGGCGGGCAGGGTGGTTCGGTTGGACTGCCATGATCAGTGCGGAGAGTACGAGGCGTGCTCGCCACCGATGAGCTTGCGCAGCCGGGACAGGCCGCGCGCGCTCCGGTTGCGGACGGATCCCTGGCTGAGGCCGAGTTCACGTGCCGTCTCGGCCACGCTCCTGTCCTCCCAGTACCGCAGGATGACCACGGCTCTCTCACGCACCGGGAGCTCCGCGAGCGCGGCAAGGAGCGTGACCCGCAGTGCGGCGTCCGAATCCATGGCCGTGCCTTCGGGCACGGCCGAGACCGGGCGCTCGGTGGAGCGGCGCAGCCGGGTGTGCGAGATGAAGCTGCGCATCAGCATGGTCCGTACGTACGCCTCCGGGTTGTCGGCCCGTCGCACCCGGTGCCAGGAGGCGTACGCCTTGCCCAGGGCCGTCTGTACCAGGTCTTCGGCGAGGTGCCAGTCCCCGCAGAGCAGCAGGGCGGTACGGAACAGGCGCGGGCTGCCGGCACGGGCGAACTCCTCGAACTGCCCGAGGTCCTCCGAAGACGCCACTGTGCCCCAGCCCTTCAGCCGATCGGAGTGCTTCCACATCCTTAAGGACGCCGCGGGGTGCGGATCCTGTCACGGCGTCGGGAAAAGAAATACCGATCTCAGCGTCGACATACCGATCTCAGCGTCGCAGTGCTTCCGCCGGCTGGATGCGGGATGCCCGCAGCGCCGGATAGAGACCGGCCACCAGGCCGGTGACCAGGCCGATCACCGGGGCGGCCGCGACGGTCGACGGGTGCACCACCGGCGTCCAGTCGCGGGCCGCGGCGACAGCCACCACGGTCACGGTCCCGAGACTGGTTCCTATCAGGCCGCCGAGTGCGCCCAGGGCGGCGGACTCGGCGAGGAACTGCACGGTGATGTGGCGGCCGCGAGCGCCCAGCGCCCGGCGCAGACCGATCTCTCCGGTGCGCTCGAGGACGGCGACCAGCGTGGTGTTCGCGATACCGACCGCGCCGATGACCAGACAGATCGAGGCGAGCAGCAGGAAGAGCTGACTGAGGTCGTTGGTCACGTGGGAGCGCAGCGACTTGGGATCCGGCGGTGGCACGGCCTTGAGGTAACCGGGATGGTCCGGGCGTAGGGCGGTCGGCGCCTCGGCGGCGATCTGCTGGGCGGCGCCGAGGCGGGTGGAGATGAGCATCTTCGCCGGGGTGTCCTGCGGCTCGCCGTACAGCCCGAGCGCGGTGGAGCGCGGGATGACGACCGACGAGAGCAGATCGGCCTTGCGCCGGACGTCGTCGATGATGCCGATGACGGTGAACGGCTGCTCGCCGACGAAGATCGCCGGATGCGTCTCCAGGGTGGTGACGCCGAGTCGCTCGGCCAGGCCGGAGCCGATTACGGCCACGTCAGCGGCGTGCTTCTCGTGGTAGGCATCGAAGATCCTGCCCTGGGACAGGTGCGGTACGGCGGCTTCGAGGACCCCGGGGGAGGCCGCCACCAGGGCGGCGTCCTCGCCGGTCCCGTCGGCCGAACCGCCGCCCAGGGAGGCCCGTACCCGCATGTCGGGGCCGGTGCGCACGGTCCAGAACACCCCGGCGTGCTCCACCCCGGCGAGTCGCCCGATCCGCTGGTCGGCGTTGTGGGGAAAGGCCATCGACGCGTACGGGTCCTGCTCCCGTGCCACGTCCTCGACCGTGACCTCGGTGGCGGTGAGTACGGAGAACCGGGCATCGATCTGCGAGGAGGTGGTGGCGGTCAGGCCGAGGATCGCGACGAAGGTGCCGACACCGAGGACGGTACCCAGCGCGGTCAGGGCGGAACGGGCCGGTCGCTGGAGCAGTCCGGCCAGCGATTCGGCGAGCAGGTCACGCACGCTGAAGGAGGACGGTTCGACGGCCCGGCCCGGCCGTTCGGTGTCGCTCACGCGGTGCTCTCCCGGTCCTCGTGCAGCACGCCGTCGCGGATCGCGACGGTACGGGCGCCGCGGCCGGCGACCAGCGGGTCATGGGTGATGACGACCACCGTCATGCCGTCGGCGTGCAGTTCGTCCAGGAGTTCCAGCACCGCTTCGGCGTTACGGGTGTCGAGGTTGCCGGTCGGCTCGTCGCACAGCAGCAGCGAGGGACGGCACGCCACGGCGCGGGCGATGGCGACGCGCTGGCGTTCACCGCCGGACAGCCGGGTGGGCAGCGCGTTGAGCCGGTGGCCGAGCCCGACCCGTACCAGCGCGTCGCGCGCCCGCGCGGAGCGCTCCGCGCGGGCGACGCCGTTGTACGTCATGCCCAGGACCACGTTCTCCTGCGACGAGCGGTGCGGCAGCAGGTGGAAGGACTGGAAAACGAATCCGATACGGCGTCCGCGCAGCGCGGTGCGGTCCGCGTCCCGCAGGGCGCCGGTGTCGATGCCGTCCAGCAGATAGCTGCCGTCGGTCGGTGCGTCGAGCAGCCCCGCGATGTTCAGGAACGTCGACTTGCCGGACCCGGAGGGGCCGACGACGGACACGAACTCACCGCGGCGGATCATCAGGTCGCACGGTCTGAACGCCGGTACCGGCGGCGGTCCCGGATAGGTGAGGCCCGCCTGCCGGAACTCGATGACCGGAGGCGGTACGCCGGGAGCCCGCGGTACGGCGTCCTGCTGGGTCAGCGTCACGAACCGCTCCCCGCGCCCTTTTTGACGCCGGTGATCACCAGATCGCCCTCCTTGAGGGATGCGCCCGCTTCGGGCGTCACGGCCACGAACCCGTCACCGGAGGTGCCGGGCCGCACCGCGACCCTGCGCTGTCTGCCGCCCTGTTGCCCGTCACCGGCCTCCAGGACGGTGACGACGCTCTTTCCGTCGGCTCCCGACGACAGGGCGGTGACCGGAACAACCAGTGCGGCGCCCGATGTGGAGGCCGCCTCGATGGTCAGCCGTACGTCCTCGCCGGCGGATTTCGACGGCAGTGGCCGGTTCGGGTGGACCACCATCAGATAGCCCTGAGGGACGGAAGCGGGGCTGCCGCCCGTGTCGCTGCCCGCGGTGTCACCCGCGGTGGAACCGTCGGTGCCGCTCTGCCCGGTCGCCTGTTGGCTGTTGTCCTGGGAGTCGGCCACCGAAGTGACCGTGGCGGGCACGGTGAGGCCGGCCGACTCGATGTCGATCTGCACTTTCTGCCCGGATCTGATCAGGCCCTTCTGCTGTTCCTGCAGGTAGCCGTCCACCACCAGTTGACCGGCCGATATCTTCATCGCCGCACCGTCGGCGCCGGAGCCCACCACCGCGGAGACCTGGGTGACCCGGGCGGGGAAGCTGCGGATGAACACCACTTCGCCGGACGGCAGCATCGGCCCGGCCTTCTGCTTGACCTTGCTGAGGGCTTCCCGGGCCGTGGCGAGGTCCTCCGCGGCGCGGTTGACACCCTTCCGCAGCGCACGGGTGTCCGCGCCACCGGACGTGCCGTCGCCGCCGCCCGAACCGGCGGAGCCGGGAACCGTCTTGCCGTCGGCCAGGTCGGCCGCCGAGAGTGTCGCGGAAGCCGAGGGGCTCGGTGCGGCTGTGGACGCCGAGGCAGTCGAGGGCGCTGTGGCCGCCGTCGCTTCGTGCAGGGTGTCCAGCGCGTCCTCGTGGGCGCGTTCCGCTGCCGTCACCGCGCTCTCCGCTGCCGATATCTGGTCGGCCTCGTCGGAGGACGCGGGCAGCGGGTCGTAACCGATGGAGGCGTAGTAGGCGCTGAGGGCGCTCTTGGTACCCGCTCCGAAGTGTCCTGCGCGGTCGTTCCCTGTGCGGTGTCCGAGTGAGGTCAGCGCCTCCTGGAGCTGCTTGACGTCGTCGCCCTCGGTGCCCGGCTTGAGGTCCCGGTACACCGGCACCGAGCCCTTGAGCGCGAACACCGGGCGACCGGACACCTCCATCACGACCTGGCCCGCGGAGACGGTCTGCCCCTGGCGCAACGGCAGTTTGGTGACGACCGGGCGGCCGCCGTCCTCTCCGCCCGCGGTGGCCGGGGTCACGTCGACGGACTGTCCGGCGGTGACCGTGCCCCGCAGGATCACCGAGTCCTTCAGTACCCGGTTCTCGACCGGTGAGGTCAGGATGTCCGGAGAGGGGGCCCGCGCGTCGGCGGCGGCCTGCGCCGGGGATTTGATCAGCAGGGAGGCGCCGACGCCGGCCCCGGCCAGCAGCACCGCCCCGGCGGCGACGAGGGCCACCCAGCGCCGCCGCCTGGCGAGTACGGACGCGTTGTCGTCCTCGGCCGTCGTCATGTCACCGGTCGTCGTCATGTCACTCAGCCGTGACCTGCGCGGCCAGCTTGACGTCGTGCTCGATGTCCTTCTTGACGTCGTCCAGCTGCTGCGCGTTCTTCTCGATGGCCTGCTTCTGGTAGGCGACGTCGACCGCGTTCCAGATGCCCGCCACGTTGTACTTCTCCATGCAGGTGGCACT is from Streptomyces sp. NBC_00370 and encodes:
- a CDS encoding Ig-like domain-containing protein, translating into MTAVVAFSSPAAAAEASTTTAQASPSAATIGQPVNLTAMVACPDDPSGGLGMTFFDGGDILATVPVTAAGAAAYTANLSTVGTHTITAAYNGNDNCSASNAETTVLISAAPTPPTTPTGFCLLACGGLIKFNVGDIHNEVNIYRGSRAPLVRHHG
- a CDS encoding IPT/TIG domain-containing protein: MENSDPTARAVQPSVAAAAPVLSSVVPNTGSAAGGSTVTLNGSGFTGATSVTFGANPALSYTVDTSAKITAVTPSGTGAVAVTVRSPSGTSNSVTYTYAATPALTAIAPNQGPASGGTTVTLTGTGLSGATAVAFGGNAATTFTVNSATQITAVAPAGTGAVPVTATTVGGTTGPVYFFYLNAPSLIAVSPNQGPASGGTTVTLTGTGLSGATAVAFGGNAATTFTVNSATQITAVAPAGTGAVPVTATGPGGTSNTVVYTYVAAPVLTALSPALGPTDAGAGITLTGTAMTTTTTVSFGAVPAAFTVLSDTTIVAQAPAGPAGPVSVNVTTAGGVSNSRTYTRVSPPGI
- a CDS encoding IPT/TIG domain-containing protein gives rise to the protein MPISPNQGSSGGGTLVTITGTGLSGTTAVRFGTRAATAVTNVSPTQVTAVSPSGNGSVGVTVTTPGGTSNPLPFFYVGAPFKQSLSPTSGSTAGGETVTINGTGLSTASSVAFGANNAVPTVVSDGRITVAAPAGTAGSVGVSVTTAGGTNNGLSYTYVAAPTVTTVTPAEGPTTGGTTVTVAGTGLTSTNQVTFDGNPAPFTVLSDTAVSAVTPPGAAGAVDVVVTNDAASATAADAYTYLAGPGI
- a CDS encoding ice-binding family protein, coding for MAVSPNQGSTGGGDAVTLTGSHFTGTTGVRYASRQAVSFTVVSDTTTETITPSGHGPVPVSVTTPGGTGVVGTFYYLPPPSFRLVPPPAGPLAGGNTVTLTGLGLSTTSQVSFGTQAARFTVDSDGQLTAIVPSALSAGPVAVTVRTRGGIAGAVTYTYLGLPVITVVTPDSGPEDGGNLVVITGTAFSHTTAVTFGAIPATSYRVASDTEIDALVPAGARGPVDVSVTTLGGTTTASDAYTYLGRFAVLGGQSVTNTGLSTITGDLGVSPGVSVTGFPPGQVDGTIHISDAAALEAHADLAAAYDNAAGRIPDAGISGDLGGLTLTPGVYNATSSIALTGTLTLDAQSNRNAQWIFQIGSTLTTATASRVLLAHGAAARNVIWQIGSSATLGPDTAFAGRILAATSITVNAGVTVAGQTLARDGSVTLDTNTITRPW
- a CDS encoding SigE family RNA polymerase sigma factor, which produces MASSEDLGQFEEFARAGSPRLFRTALLLCGDWHLAEDLVQTALGKAYASWHRVRRADNPEAYVRTMLMRSFISHTRLRRSTERPVSAVPEGTAMDSDAALRVTLLAALAELPVRERAVVILRYWEDRSVAETARELGLSQGSVRNRSARGLSRLRKLIGGEHASYSPH
- a CDS encoding ABC transporter permease, whose translation is MSDTERPGRAVEPSSFSVRDLLAESLAGLLQRPARSALTALGTVLGVGTFVAILGLTATTSSQIDARFSVLTATEVTVEDVAREQDPYASMAFPHNADQRIGRLAGVEHAGVFWTVRTGPDMRVRASLGGGSADGTGEDAALVAASPGVLEAAVPHLSQGRIFDAYHEKHAADVAVIGSGLAERLGVTTLETHPAIFVGEQPFTVIGIIDDVRRKADLLSSVVIPRSTALGLYGEPQDTPAKMLISTRLGAAQQIAAEAPTALRPDHPGYLKAVPPPDPKSLRSHVTNDLSQLFLLLASICLVIGAVGIANTTLVAVLERTGEIGLRRALGARGRHITVQFLAESAALGALGGLIGTSLGTVTVVAVAAARDWTPVVHPSTVAAAPVIGLVTGLVAGLYPALRASRIQPAEALRR
- a CDS encoding ABC transporter ATP-binding protein; translated protein: MTLTQQDAVPRAPGVPPPVIEFRQAGLTYPGPPPVPAFRPCDLMIRRGEFVSVVGPSGSGKSTFLNIAGLLDAPTDGSYLLDGIDTGALRDADRTALRGRRIGFVFQSFHLLPHRSSQENVVLGMTYNGVARAERSARARDALVRVGLGHRLNALPTRLSGGERQRVAIARAVACRPSLLLCDEPTGNLDTRNAEAVLELLDELHADGMTVVVITHDPLVAGRGARTVAIRDGVLHEDRESTA
- a CDS encoding peptidoglycan-binding domain-containing protein, with the protein product MTTTGDMTTAEDDNASVLARRRRWVALVAAGAVLLAGAGVGASLLIKSPAQAAADARAPSPDILTSPVENRVLKDSVILRGTVTAGQSVDVTPATAGGEDGGRPVVTKLPLRQGQTVSAGQVVMEVSGRPVFALKGSVPVYRDLKPGTEGDDVKQLQEALTSLGHRTGNDRAGHFGAGTKSALSAYYASIGYDPLPASSDEADQISAAESAVTAAERAHEDALDTLHEATAATAPSTASASTAAPSPSASATLSAADLADGKTVPGSAGSGGGDGTSGGADTRALRKGVNRAAEDLATAREALSKVKQKAGPMLPSGEVVFIRSFPARVTQVSAVVGSGADGAAMKISAGQLVVDGYLQEQQKGLIRSGQKVQIDIESAGLTVPATVTSVADSQDNSQQATGQSGTDGSTAGDTAGSDTGGSPASVPQGYLMVVHPNRPLPSKSAGEDVRLTIEAASTSGAALVVPVTALSSGADGKSVVTVLEAGDGQQGGRQRRVAVRPGTSGDGFVAVTPEAGASLKEGDLVITGVKKGAGSGS